The genomic segment GAAGTGGTTTCTCAAATCGCCACGAGCGCAGAAGTGATGGCGAGAATGATCAGTGATCTTCTCGACTACACCCGCACTCGGCTCGGTGCTGGGATGCCCGTGTCTCCCGCTCCAATGGATCTCGGCGTTCTTTGCCAAGCGTTACACAACGAGTTTCGGACCGGTCACCCCCATCGGCAGATTCGCCTTCAAACGGAAGGCGACCTGCGTGGGAACTGGGATGCGGATCGTCTCCGCCAGGCAATCTCCAACCTCCTGGGTAATGCCATCCAGCACAGCCCCGAAAGCGCCTCGGTCGAGTTGACTGTGAGCGGAGAAGCCGACGACGTTGTGCTGGTGGTCCACAACGGTGGTCCGCCGATTCCACCGGGTGAGCTGACGAAGATCTTTGATCCCCTGGAGCGCGGTTCGAGCGCCGAACATCCCAAGACGAACCGTCCTGGCAGCGTGGGGCTGGGCCTCTATATTGCCCGCGCCATCGCCGAGTCGCACGGCGGAACGATTCAAGTGAACTCTTCGAAGGAAGTCGGCACAGCGTTTACCGTGCGTCTCCCGAGGGAGTTTGTCGTCCATTCGGGGCAACCGATTTTGGATGAGGCACATCTGGAAACAATGTGACTAGAGCCTGTTATGAACTTGTGTTTGTGAGGTGCGCTGCGTATTTGAGGAGGAGTGCGACCATTGCGACCCGGCGCCGGGGAGCAGGACAAAACCTTTCTTGGCATACGGCAGTTTTATGACCCGCAGCTCGACGCGCTGATCGGCCGCGGCGTCGTCCGCTTTCTCGCCGTTGTATCCTTGATCCACATAGGCGACTTCCGCGGTTGCTCCGGTGACCTCATGAACGGCTGCACAATTCAGAAACTTGAGCCCGTTCCTGTTCGTTGACCGGCGATACCTTCACCGCCAGCAAATGCCCCAGCATGTCAATCGTAATGTGGACCTTCGAACCCTTCTTGAGTTCTCCGCCGTCGTATCCACGCCGTTTTCCACTCTCCGGAGTCGATTGCAGGACTCGGCCATCCAGAATCGCGGCGGCGTGCGTTGCCTCTCGTCCCTGGGCCACGCGAGCACTTCACACAGGTCATGAGCCATGTGTTCAAAGACTCCTGCTTCCAGTCAGCGACGGGCCTGGTGGCACACGATCGGCCAGAGAGGAGGAAACTCGTGCGCCATGAAGCGCCACTGAGCGCCGGTTCTGACCAGCCGCCGCATGTTGAAGACCGCTCTGAGCGAATGCACCCGTTGCGGGGCATCCTCTCGCACCAAGGCCAAATACGGGGCCAAAAAGGCCCATTCGTCGTCGGTGACATCGCTCGGATAGACCGTCGGTGGCTTACTCCTGCACGGAACCTACCGCAACATTAACACTTGAGTCCATAACAGGCTCTAGTCGCTTTGGTGTACACTAGGTGGGGTTTATCATTCCTCCTTGCGGGCAAAAGCAATGTCGAACAATGCAGAATCGAACGAGGGGATCAGTGAGTCGCTGAAACTGAGCTGGGCGCTCATCGAGCCGCTGCTTGAACTGCCCACTGACGCTATTGGAGAAGAATTTCGGCAGCTCTATGCTGGCCTTGATCGCAGCGTGCAACGGCGAATCATGAAGCGGATTGGAGATCAGCTCGAAGACCTACAGGTTCGAAAGGCTCGCCTCGAAAATCTGCTCTCCATCATCTTGGGACAGTAGGAACTCGACGAATAGGTGACGAGAAGCACGACAGCCGGTCAATTGGCTCTGGCCGTGAGTTCTCCAGGCTCGCACCAGCGGGACGCGGCAATAGACGCAAACACCTCTTCACTATGCGGTGAATTACAGCTCCTTCGAAATGCCGCCGACCGGCAAGCTGGCCCAGGAAAAAATCGACGTCATCACAAAATGGGTCTCGATGGAAGTGGAGCCCATTTGCCGCTGGGTTGGCCGTTGGGCTGGCTGGCGGCGTCCCGCCGGGAGCTGTCGGACTCGTCGTCCTCGTACTGATCCTGACGGTCATGATTTCACTGCCGTGATGAAATTGCGGACTTGCGGGATCCATGTGCTCGCTCGGCATTGCATCTATTGAAAGATCTGATTCTGACCTCTTTCAATGGTCGCACAGGATGTGTTTTCCTCGGCGCTGCGAGCCACCATAACGAACGTTTGCTTGCGCCTGGCAGTGCCAACCGGGAACGAGTAACCGCACCTGCAACGCATCTGACCACCTCGCTTGCAACCGTTGTCCTCCCAGCTGTGGTTTTCAGATGCCGGCTGGGTCTGATGGTAGTTTCAACAACACAGGCTACAAGGATTTGGTCTCCATTGTCTCCGATAAGCTCTCTTCGAACTGAAAAATCCGAGTGGGCAACCGATGGGATGGGGCTTCCGTAAGAGCAAGATGTTTGGGCCATTCAGAGTGACGGTCAGCACGTCTGGCATCACGACTTCGGCCTTTGGCATACGGCACACCAACAAGTTTTCTGCTGGCGGTTGTTTCAGCCTGACACTTTTTGATATTCCGCGAACAAGCCGAACTCTCGCGATTCCGCATATTGCAGGGAAAAACCTCAAAACACTCTGCCTGTGACGCGATTCACTCACTCAGCTTGGGGCGTCCAGAACTTCTCGTGCTTTTAAGGCGAGCGCTAATGGGGTGAACGGCTTGGGAAGGAACGACACCAGTTCATGCAACACGCCATGCCGCACGACGGCGTCATCCGCATAGCCTGAGGTAAACAGCACCCGTATTTCAGGACGTTGGCGATGCAGTTGCTCGGCCAGCTTCCCTCCCCCCAGTTCCGGCATCACGACATCGGTTACGAGCAGGTCGATGCGTCCAGGATATTTGGCTGCGACAGCGATCGCTTCCTGCCCATTCGAGGCGGTCAGAACCTGAAAACCATGAGAGGTCAGGATGTGCTGGGAGAGGGCGCGGACTCCAGGTTCGTCTTCGACGAGCAGCACAGTTTCAACGCCGCGAATCTCGACCGCCGGGATGATCGGATAGTCGTGTTCATCAACGGCATGTTGCGAACTGGGAAAATAAATCCGAACGGTCGCGCCGTGACCAACGGAGCTCTCAATTTCAACGTGTCCGTGAGCCTGCCGCACAATTCCGTGCACCACGGAAAGCCCCAGCCCGGTCCCCTTGCCGGGCGGCTTGGTGGTGAAGAACGGTTCGAAGACCCGCTGCAGCGTCTCCGTCGACATCCCCATGCCGGTATCCGTCACTGAGAGCAGGACATGTTTGCCGAGCTGGCTTTCCGGGTGGTCCCTCACAAACGCCTCATCGAGTTGCAGATTCGAGGTTTCGATGGTCAGTAGGCCGCCGACGAGCATGGCAT from the Planctomicrobium piriforme genome contains:
- a CDS encoding sensor histidine kinase, whose product is MRLADFIDANVEPILVEWEAFARGIASGEKMDSLALRDHADEILLATVRDMRSAQSAVERLAKSRGHGGGDQSVVLNGASEQHAVGRLGSGFDLLELVSEYRALRASVLRLWHESQPPAHDNDIDDVTRFNESIDQSLAKGVSSYTKRVDQSRDLFLAILSHDLRNPLNSIAMSASLLPLLVQPATEATEVVSQIATSAEVMARMISDLLDYTRTRLGAGMPVSPAPMDLGVLCQALHNEFRTGHPHRQIRLQTEGDLRGNWDADRLRQAISNLLGNAIQHSPESASVELTVSGEADDVVLVVHNGGPPIPPGELTKIFDPLERGSSAEHPKTNRPGSVGLGLYIARAIAESHGGTIQVNSSKEVGTAFTVRLPREFVVHSGQPILDEAHLETM
- a CDS encoding transposase, which encodes MAQGREATHAAAILDGRVLQSTPESGKRRGYDGGELKKGSKVHITIDMLGHLLAVKVSPVNEQERAQVSELCSRS